In Haliotis asinina isolate JCU_RB_2024 chromosome 15, JCU_Hal_asi_v2, whole genome shotgun sequence, one DNA window encodes the following:
- the LOC137264944 gene encoding uncharacterized protein, which translates to MKSLARQGIGIDKRQAAVITVEQEGVLWKKGILGEDTPQNLIDTLVYLIGLNCALRAGDEHRNLRVGPNSQFYLTNMENGCKTLRYTEDVSKTNRGGLKHRRMEKKSISISVNRERPERCLVRLYEKYMSLRPRDGKCSDFYLRPLRFVKDDTWYADCPFGKHPLRGTVGRICKLAGFAGFYSNHSLRATTATRLYDAGVDEQLIAERTGHKSVAIRSYKRTSSEMEARVDDIIQRKRRSVTAAATVTSTTSSPTFSVCAAPATIEPATEHATVGQDGTSPRDLQLVLKDGVTLSTKF; encoded by the exons ATGAAATCTCTAGCGCGACAGGGAATTGGGATTGATAAGAGACAGGCAGCTGTAATAACTGTTGAACAGGAAGGTGTGTTGTGGAAAAAGGGAATTTTAGGTGAGGACACCCCTCAAAACCTCATAGACACTCTGGTGTATCTGATTGGTTTGAACTGCGCTTTAAGAGCAGGGGATGAACACAGGAATCTAAGGGTGGGACCGAATTCACAGTTCTACCTGACCAATATGGAAAATGGGTGTAAAACTCTTAGGTACACTGAGGATGTTTCCAAAACCAACAGAGGGGGATTAAAACACAGGCGCATGGAAAAGAAGTCAATAAGCATATCCGTCAACAGAGAGCGACCTGAGAGATGCCTAGTACGTCTCTACGAAAAGTACATGTCACTTCG GCCAAGAGATGGCAAGTGTTCTGATTTCTACCTCCGACCACTCAGGTTTGTGAAAGATGACACATGGTATGCTGACTGTCCTTTTGGTAAACATCCTTTGAGAGGAACAGTCGGTCGAATATGCAAACTTGCTGGGTTTGCGGGATTCTACTCCAACCACTCTCTTAGAGCAACAACAGCTACACGTCTCTACGACGCCGGTGtggacgaacagcttattgcaGAAAGGACGGGGCATAAATCTGTAGCCATTAGGAGTTACAAG AGAACATCATCGGAGATGGAGGCCCGGGTTGATGACATAATACAGAGGAAACGACGATCTGTCACAGCAGCAGCTACAGTCACATCCACGACATCGTCGCCCACGTTCTCAGTCTGTGCCGCACCAGCCACCATTGAACCTGCCACTGAACATGCCACTGTAGGCCAAGATGGAACTTCTCCGCGAGATCTTCAACTAGTTTTGAAAGATGGTGTGACACTGTCTACtaaattttga